GGAGGTCTTGGCGGGAAGGGCCTTCGTAGATGAGGAGCACGTCCACGTCGCTTCCCGGTAGCGCCCGACCCGCGGCCCAGGAACCGAAGAGGTAGGCCCGCCGCAGGGGAACTTCTTCCTGGAGCACCGCTAGCCCCTCCCGCAGGCGCTTTAGGATTTCCTCCTTAGTCCATGGGGGGAAGAAGACCCTTACAGAAGGCATAGACCTCCTCGGCATAGCGTAAGAGCCTTTCGGCCTCCGGACGCCGGTACCGCTCAAAGGGAGCCCCTTCGGGGAGGGCGTCGGGGTAACGGGTGGGGATGTAGGCCTTGTCCAACTCGCTGGCCCCGTCCAGAAGGGCTTCGCTCACGGGGTATTGTCGGGCCAGCTCCTCCAGGAGGCCCTGCACCGAATGTCCCCAGGCCACGGCCCCCAGATGCTGAAAGACGGCTTTGACCGCTTTTTCCGCTGCCTGCTGAGCGGAAAAGGCAGCCCATTCGTAAAACCCGTTCTCCAGAGCGAAGCGCGCGTGCTCCAGGTCCCTTTTCGCCTGAAGGAAAAAATCCCGGCTTCGCTCCACAAAGGCAGTATAGACCATGCCAGACTTGACCGCTATACGGCATATAGCCCCAGGAACCGCAGCGCGGCCAGGGGGTTGAAGGAGAAGGCCTCCAAGGC
The nucleotide sequence above comes from Thermus tengchongensis. Encoded proteins:
- a CDS encoding HEPN domain-containing protein, with amino-acid sequence MERSRDFFLQAKRDLEHARFALENGFYEWAAFSAQQAAEKAVKAVFQHLGAVAWGHSVQGLLEELARQYPVSEALLDGASELDKAYIPTRYPDALPEGAPFERYRRPEAERLLRYAEEVYAFCKGLLPPMD
- a CDS encoding nucleotidyltransferase domain-containing protein — its product is MPSVRVFFPPWTKEEILKRLREGLAVLQEEVPLRRAYLFGSWAAGRALPGSDVDVLLIYEGPSRQDLHRLARKAFGGLPVELHAYTEEEAKALEPLLRRMLAQAIPLLAP